The Acidobacteriota bacterium genomic interval GAGGATCCGCGCGCCGCCTGCCGAGAGAGCGGCTCGCACGCGGTCGGTGGCGTCGGGCTCCGCGAAGCAGAACAGGCATCCGCCTCCGCCGGCGCCGCAGACCTTCGCGGCGGCCGCGCCCGCCCGCCCAGCTGCGGCCATCAGGTCGTCAATCTGGGGAGTGGTCACGCCCGGCGCGAGGCGCTTGCGGTTGTCCCATTCCTGCGCGATGGCCCGCCCGACCTCGGGCCAGTCCTCGCGCTCGAGTGCCGCCCGCATCCGCACTGCGGTGTCGCGGATGCGATCGAAGCAGTCGATCACCTCGCGATCGCCGTCCAGATGCCGTTTGGTCATCTCCCAGTTGTTGGTGCCAGAGTTGCGCGGCGCACCCGTGTACGCGAGCACGATGCGGCGTTCCAGCTCGGCCGGATCCACGCTCAACCCGACCCGGTGCACACCTTCGACACCAAGCTCCACGGCGGCAACGCCGCCATACATGGCGGGCCGGTAATCCTGAGCGCCGGTTGGACATGCGATGGCCTGGGCCTCGATGTTCTGCGCGATGCTGAGCAGTGCCTCGGGCTCGTAGGTCACACCCTTCCACCGGGCCATCAGGCCGCAGACGGCCACATTCAGCGCCGACGATCCGGCGATGCCGGCGCCGGCCGGCGACTTGGCGGTGGTAGTCAACGTGAGGTTGTCGGCCTGGAAGAAGTGGAGCAGCCGGCCCAGCAGATCGAGTTCGCCTGGTTTGCCAAGTTCAGACCAGCGCGCCACGTTCGTGACGCGGCCCGTGTCGGTCGAGTGGATCGCGACGCGCCCGTCGTCTCTCGCCTCAACCATCGCCTGCGCCCGCAGGCTGATCGCGGCATTCAGCGTCACCGCGCCGGGGTGAAATAGATACAACGGCCAGATGTCGATCGTGCCGCCGGCCAGGTCAATTCGCGTCGGAGCGGAGGATGTGAGACGCACGCGGCCATTATAATGGGATTCGATGTCGCCTTCAGGACTCCGTCGCCAGATTGGGCAGCTCGCGTTCCTTGGTTTCGCGGGCACCACCATCCCGGTCGAGTTGCGATCGCTTGCGCGCGAATTCGCCATCGGTGGCGTTGTCCTGTTCGCGAGAAACGTCGAGGGCCCGGAACAGGTGGCCGAACTCGCGTTTGACGCCGCGCGGCTGGTGCCGGACACGCCTCTGTGGGTGGCGGTCGATCAGGAGGGGGGCCGCGTCGCTCGGATGAGGCGGCCGTTCACCGAGTGGCCGCCAATGGCCACGCTCGGGCGATCCGGCAGCGCCGATCTGGCGCGGCGCTTCGGCCAGGCGCTGGCGCGAGAGATGCGCGCGGTCGGCGTCTCGCTCGATTTCGCTCCCGTCGTCGATGTGCTCACGCGAGAGAGAAACCCCGCCATAGGGGATCGGGCGCTTTCGGGCGTCCCCGACGTGGTGGCCACACTCGGCGTCGCGATCATCGAGGCG includes:
- a CDS encoding GHMP kinase, encoding MRLTSSAPTRIDLAGGTIDIWPLYLFHPGAVTLNAAISLRAQAMVEARDDGRVAIHSTDTGRVTNVARWSELGKPGELDLLGRLLHFFQADNLTLTTTAKSPAGAGIAGSSALNVAVCGLMARWKGVTYEPEALLSIAQNIEAQAIACPTGAQDYRPAMYGGVAAVELGVEGVHRVGLSVDPAELERRIVLAYTGAPRNSGTNNWEMTKRHLDGDREVIDCFDRIRDTAVRMRAALEREDWPEVGRAIAQEWDNRKRLAPGVTTPQIDDLMAAAGRAGAAAAKVCGAGGGGCLFCFAEPDATDRVRAALSAGGARILDYHIETDGLLIQ